One Ethanoligenens harbinense YUAN-3 genomic window carries:
- the galE gene encoding UDP-glucose 4-epimerase GalE has protein sequence MTILVTGGAGYIGSHTCVELLESGHDVVVIDNLYNSKKEALNRVEKITGRKPVFYEGDVRDAALLKSIFEKHSIDVVIHFAGLKAVGESVQKPLLYYENNIGGVITLCRAMQEAGVRSIIFSSSATVYGVPKTVPITEDFPLSATNPYGRTKLMTEEILRDIFTADARWSVVLLRYFNPIGAHESGLIGEYPKGIPNNLTPYIAQVATGKLKELKVFGNDYPTPDGTGVRDYIHVVDLAKGHVCALKKAIESGVHIYNLGTGVGYSVLQVVAAFEKACGKTIPYAFAPRRAGDVAENYADPSKALRDLGWKTEKGIDEMCRDLWAWQSNNPDGYPDETNG, from the coding sequence ACGACGTGGTCGTGATCGACAATCTGTACAACAGCAAAAAAGAAGCGCTGAACCGTGTGGAAAAGATCACCGGACGAAAACCGGTCTTTTACGAGGGCGACGTGCGTGATGCCGCGCTGCTCAAATCCATCTTTGAGAAACATTCCATCGACGTCGTCATCCATTTCGCGGGCCTCAAAGCCGTGGGCGAATCGGTACAGAAGCCGCTGCTCTACTATGAAAACAACATCGGCGGGGTAATAACGCTTTGCCGGGCCATGCAGGAAGCAGGGGTGCGCAGCATCATCTTCAGTTCCTCCGCCACCGTATACGGCGTCCCCAAAACAGTGCCCATCACGGAAGATTTTCCGCTTTCGGCCACCAACCCGTATGGCCGCACCAAACTGATGACCGAAGAGATCCTACGGGATATCTTTACCGCGGATGCACGCTGGAGCGTTGTGCTGCTGCGGTATTTCAACCCCATCGGCGCGCATGAAAGCGGGCTGATCGGCGAATATCCCAAGGGCATTCCAAACAACCTCACACCCTACATTGCGCAGGTGGCCACCGGCAAACTGAAAGAACTCAAGGTGTTCGGAAACGACTACCCCACCCCGGACGGCACCGGCGTACGGGATTACATCCACGTGGTCGATCTGGCGAAAGGGCACGTCTGCGCGCTGAAAAAAGCAATCGAATCCGGTGTGCATATCTACAATCTCGGCACGGGTGTGGGCTACAGTGTCCTTCAGGTGGTCGCCGCGTTTGAAAAGGCGTGCGGCAAAACTATCCCGTATGCGTTTGCACCCCGCCGGGCCGGCGATGTAGCTGAAAACTATGCAGACCCCTCCAAAGCCTTGCGCGACCTGGGCTGGAAAACCGAAAAGGGAATCGACGAAATGTGCCGCGACCTGTGGGCGTGGCAATCCAACAACCCCGACGGATATCCGGATGAAACCAACGGCTAA